A single Marinitoga aeolica DNA region contains:
- a CDS encoding macro domain-containing protein yields the protein MNKVIFEKEINNIILKIVVGDLTKENVDAIVNAANSYLAHGGGVAAAIVRAGGRIIQEESNEYIKKNGIIKTGEIGITSGGRLKAKYVIHAVGPVWNGGNSNEEKHLYSAVYKSLEKADEMKLKTISLPAISSGIFGYPFEKACDVYSKAINDFSKTAKSLREIRFCFLEKKKALEFSRKV from the coding sequence ATGAATAAAGTTATTTTTGAAAAAGAGATAAATAATATTATTTTGAAGATTGTGGTTGGTGATTTAACAAAAGAGAATGTAGATGCTATTGTAAATGCAGCAAATTCATATCTTGCACATGGTGGTGGGGTCGCGGCGGCTATCGTTAGAGCTGGTGGAAGAATTATTCAGGAAGAGAGTAATGAATATATTAAAAAAAATGGTATAATAAAGACAGGCGAAATAGGGATTACTTCAGGAGGTCGTCTTAAAGCAAAATATGTAATTCATGCTGTAGGACCTGTATGGAATGGCGGAAATTCAAATGAAGAAAAACATTTATACAGTGCAGTATATAAATCTCTTGAAAAGGCAGATGAAATGAAATTAAAAACGATCTCTTTACCAGCAATTAGTTCTGGGATTTTTGGTTATCCTTTTGAGAAAGCATGTGATGTTTATTCTAAAGCTATTAATGACTTTTCCAAAACCGCAAAATCTTTAAGAGAAATAAGATTCTGCTTTTTGGAAAAAAAGAAAGCTTTGGAATTCTCAAGAAAAGTTTAG
- a CDS encoding ArsB/NhaD family transporter: MSELLVLGIAIVAYYFIIFARRIKKSIITFFFGILLFILKPVEGLEFENLGRIVSFETLGILLGMMIIVEILKESGFFTFTAVNAIKLSRYKFWIVLTLLMLIVTLFSAFLDNLITIMLIAPIIFLVADTLEVDPAPLLLLTIYIDNIGGMSTLIGSPLNIVLGSIGHLDFAKFLTVMLPITVLSFIAVLLMFKINNKVDTKTFNEKLRKLSDMDPEKAIENKSLMYKGVSVFAIVLTGFMFHSVIKIDLALIAIAGALILMLLTQKDFESMSKDLDWDTMFFYGGLFTIAFSLEEIGVTQAIANLFNPLLHTPFLLMIVIMWVSAFIIPFLSAVPGTLILAPVIKLLVLHGAPFELWYAYAIGANLGTNLTPLGAVQNIVGVSLLEKNYNQTISFGEYMKKSFLPVLIPMALGTVYLFFV, translated from the coding sequence ATGTCAGAGTTATTGGTTTTGGGTATAGCTATAGTGGCGTATTATTTTATTATTTTTGCGAGAAGGATTAAAAAGTCTATTATTACTTTCTTTTTTGGTATTTTGCTTTTTATTCTTAAACCTGTAGAGGGTCTGGAATTTGAAAATCTTGGTAGAATAGTTAGTTTTGAGACACTTGGTATTTTGCTTGGGATGATGATAATTGTTGAAATACTTAAAGAAAGTGGTTTTTTTACATTTACTGCTGTTAATGCTATTAAATTAAGTCGTTATAAATTTTGGATAGTTTTAACTTTGCTTATGCTTATAGTAACATTATTTTCGGCATTTTTAGATAATTTGATTACAATAATGCTAATAGCTCCAATTATATTTTTGGTTGCAGATACACTTGAAGTGGATCCGGCACCTCTTTTGTTATTAACAATATATATTGATAATATTGGTGGAATGAGTACCCTAATAGGTAGTCCATTGAATATTGTTTTGGGATCTATAGGTCATCTGGATTTTGCTAAATTTTTAACTGTAATGTTGCCAATTACGGTTTTATCTTTTATAGCGGTTCTTTTAATGTTTAAAATAAATAATAAAGTTGATACAAAAACTTTCAATGAAAAGCTTAGAAAATTATCGGATATGGATCCTGAAAAAGCTATTGAAAATAAATCATTGATGTATAAAGGAGTATCTGTGTTTGCAATAGTTTTAACCGGATTTATGTTTCATTCTGTTATAAAAATAGATTTGGCATTAATAGCTATCGCAGGTGCATTAATCTTAATGTTGTTAACACAAAAAGATTTTGAAAGTATGTCAAAAGATCTGGACTGGGATACTATGTTTTTTTATGGTGGTTTATTTACAATAGCTTTTTCTTTAGAAGAAATTGGTGTAACTCAAGCGATAGCAAATCTTTTTAATCCACTATTACATACACCATTTTTATTAATGATTGTAATTATGTGGGTATCTGCATTTATTATTCCATTTTTGAGTGCTGTTCCTGGAACATTAATTTTGGCTCCTGTTATTAAACTTTTAGTATTGCATGGAGCACCATTTGAATTATGGTATGCTTATGCAATAGGAGCAAATTTAGGAACAAATTTAACTCCACTCGGAGCTGTTCAAAATATCGTAGGAGTATCTTTACTTGAGAAAAACTACAATCAAACAATATCTTTTGGAGAATATATGAAAAAATCATTTTTACCCGTATTAATTCCCATGGCGTTAGGAACAGTGTATCTTTTTTTCGTTTAA